CCCAGGTTAGACCAGAACATCATGGGCATCTCTCCGACCGGCCAAGGGAAGTCGACGTCTTTTCGAAGGCGATTCTCATGAGTGACACCGTTCTGCAAACTACCATCGTAGAACATGTTGGAAGGGAACTCGGATAGACATGGGTGCATTCGGTATTGGATGTTGAGCCGGATAGGCGACAATTTCAGGTTGACCAAGCGCTCGAAAAGCGACTGGTTAAGGCCAGCCTTGGCCGCCTTCTTGTTCATAATAACAGGGCCAAGCTGCTTGTGATCACCAACAAGGACGACCTGCTTACatccaagaacaagaggGATCATGCACTCAGGCTCCGCCGACTGAGTCGATTCATCAATCAGAACATTTCGGAACTTCATCTTCGAAAGACGAGGATCGCCAGCTCCCACGCATGTGCAGCAGACGACGTCAGCGTTGTTGAGAATATCTCGTTCAGCGATCTTGGTAAGCTGTTTgtacttcttctcatcctgaCTGGAcagctcgccaagctcgTTCTTCAGCTGGGAAAGTTTGACAAGCTCGCTGTTGTGCTCCGACATGCGCACCTGCTCATGAAGAGCTAAGAAGCTGACAGATGATTCGACATCCTCGCGAGATTTGGCTGTGAGACGAACAACCTTGAGTCCTGTACGGTGAACACGCTCGCAGAGTTGGTCGACGGCGACGTTGGAAGGTGCACATACGAGGACCTGGTTTCCGCTCATCTTGGCTAAGTGGTAAATGATGGTAGCCGATGTGACAGTCTTGCCAGTTCCAGGAGGACCTTGAATCAAGCTCAGGGGCTTCTGAAGAACTGCCTTGATGGCACCAACTTGACTTGGATTGAGATCAGGGAGACCAGGGGCAGACCACTTTTTAGGCAGGTTTGTCTTCATGACCTGTAGCTGGACCTCATGGCCAAGCAACGTGTGGAAAATGTAACCAGATACACtcatatcatcaacagcaaatGTCTTCATAGCCAACTGCATGCGGTCGTAGGAAGTCGCTTTCCAAACGTAGTCTGCTGAAAAGTTGTGGGATAAGTCAGTGGGCACAAGCTTTTCGTTTCCAGTCTTGCGCAACTCCAGGGTGACCTCATCAGACTGGTTATTCGGGATCTTGATGACATAACCAACCCCTTCCCAAGGAGATCGCAGCTCGCCCTTGTAACGCAGGCgcatctcatcaccaacagcaagctTGACATCTCCGGATTCGATTTTGtggaggttgaagctgaCTAGATGCTTATTGTTCAAACCGTAGTCCCAGCGCACGAGGAGCCCATCTTCTGATTGCGCTTCCTTTAGTTTCTTGTCGTAGTCGGATTCCATTTTGACCAAAGGTCCAAAAATGTTTTGGTAGTGATAAGGATCGTCATAGTTTAGCAAGACAGGTTGAGGGTCGTCATCAATACTAGCTGCcttctcaaggtcaaccACTGTCGCCTTAGGCTCGATCTTCCACATCTCCTCCAATTTGGCAATCATATTGGGCGTAAGGTGACGGGCTCGGAGCTGTTCGGAGTCGGATGGGGTCGCGACAAGCCAAGGCAGAAAGGCTCGTTCTTCGATGAGGGGTTGCCATCGTGATGTATCCCAGTTCATGTCCTTGTTAGAGGTATTGGCGGCGCAAGGCTGTCGACAGAGGAGGACAACAACAGTATCGGACTTTGCTGGAATAAAGCCTAGGAGGAAAGCATTTTTGGTTCCACAGTTATAGCATTCGAGTACAGTGTCACCCAGCGTAGACTCAGGGTGGAGTTGAACCTCTTTATGGCGAGCTCGAACAAGATGATTCACGATGTGGGTCGAGGTGCCGTTGCCTCTCGCACTACAAAACCATTTGTTGCAGGTGAGACATTTGACAACACATCCGGGGGAGTGAATACCGCAATAACTAAAACCATGTCAGCCAGATTCAAATATCAAGGCCATAGATAAACCTACGCGCAGGCATGGGCTGGAagttctttctcttcatcctgGCCTTTTAATTTGAGTCCCGTGAGTCCGTCAATAGGGACACTGTTAAGACTATCattgtcgtcttcttcaaaagCCTCGGTCTggttatcatcatcatcggctcGGCGGCGGCCATTACGATCTCCATATTTGCCATAGAGTAAGCTCTCGTCAGGGTCGATCGTGGAAAGGTCATCGGCTCCAGCTTTGATGGCAGCAGCGGAGTCGGATATCAAATGATTCCCAACATGGGTGAAGGCGCCCTCCATGTTGGTGTTCTGTTTAAGTTATTGGTGGCTCGTAGAGTTTTTCTGCACAAAGACTTATCAGCAGCTGAATGCCCCGCGTCAGGGCAAAGTAAGGGTGGCGGTGACGCAGTGGGCGATGGCGAGGTCCAATACGTTCCTCGACAGCCAAGATAGCGAGCGCGACTCACCTAGAGCTATTATTCTTTCGGTAAGTATCCGTATGGGAGGCCCAGGGGTGGCTCGGATCGGATAGTAAAAGAGTTTGGAAGTTGCAAGTCGCTGGTAAGGCTCACATCATCGCGGGAACGAATGCGCCGGTACAAAGAATGGCCAGGCGGCGAGGTATATACTCGGAGTCAGGCGGGTTTGGCGAGTAGTAAGGATTGTCACAGAACGCACGTCACAAAGTTTGGCGGCAAGAAATTATGGCTTCTGTTGAACAATTATATCCAGGTGAACAGCTGGACCCTCTTTGCTAAGTGCAGTTGGTGGGACATTTTGCGCCCACGTGATAGGCGGTTTTCGTTATCATGTCCGCCTCGATAAGGAACTTTTTCTTGCTGCTGACTTCTTGGGTGGTAGCGTACCTATCTAATCTAGAAATTTTATACATGTTGCAAAAGCTCAAGCATCACATTGTGAAAGCGGGCAGACGCCACAACAATGATTGTAAGTTCTAATAGGAGTTTCTATGTTCTTTCCAtgaatattaattttattgGTATAGCGCAAACAAGCGCGCCAAAGGCGCGATTACCTCTATCGACGTGCTCTTCTTCTGAGGGACGCTGAGATCAGCGAGAAACGAGCCAAATTGagatcttctttggcttctggCAAGCCTCTGGATCCTTCAATTGCCAACGACAAGTCACTTCGCAAAGACTACCAGTATGACGAATCGCGACCTGATCTCACCACCAACGAGCAGCTCGACCTGGACGATGAGTATGCTCAGCTTTCAGGCATTGTCGATCCTCGCGTTCTTGTGACGACTTCACGAGATCCCTCGGCTAGGCTATCAGCCTTCGCCAAGGAGAtcagacttcttcttcccactgCCGTGCGCCTCAATCGCGGAAACCTCATCCTGCCCGATCTAGTACGCTCCGCTCAGTCAGCTGGCCTCTCCGACGTCGTCCTTCTTCACGAACATCGAGGCACCCCAACTGCTTTGACACTGTCGCATTTTCCGCACGGTCCAACTGTCTCATTCTCTCTTCACAACGTCGTTTTACGCCACGATATTCCTGGAAGCGTACGAGGAACAGTG
This DNA window, taken from Fusarium oxysporum f. sp. lycopersici 4287 chromosome 7, whole genome shotgun sequence, encodes the following:
- a CDS encoding regulator-nonsense transcripts 1, translating into MEGAFTHVGNHLISDSAAAIKAGADDLSTIDPDESLLYGKYGDRNGRRRADDDDNQTEAFEEDDNDSLNSVPIDGLTGLKLKGQDEEKELPAHACAYCGIHSPGCVVKCLTCNKWFCSARGNGTSTHIVNHLVRARHKEVQLHPESTLGDTVLECYNCGTKNAFLLGFIPAKSDTVVVLLCRQPCAANTSNKDMNWDTSRWQPLIEERAFLPWLVATPSDSEQLRARHLTPNMIAKLEEMWKIEPKATVVDLEKAASIDDDPQPVLLNYDDPYHYQNIFGPLVKMESDYDKKLKEAQSEDGLLVRWDYGLNNKHLVSFNLHKIESGDVKLAVGDEMRLRYKGELRSPWEGVGYVIKIPNNQSDEVTLELRKTGNEKLVPTDLSHNFSADYVWKATSYDRMQLAMKTFAVDDMSVSGYIFHTLLGHEVQLQVMKTNLPKKWSAPGLPDLNPSQVGAIKAVLQKPLSLIQGPPGTGKTVTSATIIYHLAKMSGNQVLVCAPSNVAVDQLCERVHRTGLKVVRLTAKSREDVESSVSFLALHEQVRMSEHNSELVKLSQLKNELGELSSQDEKKYKQLTKIAERDILNNADVVCCTCVGAGDPRLSKMKFRNVLIDESTQSAEPECMIPLVLGCKQVVLVGDHKQLGPVIMNKKAAKAGLNQSLFERLVNLKLSPIRLNIQYRMHPCLSEFPSNMFYDGSLQNGVTHENRLRKDVDFPWPVGEMPMMFWSNLGHEEISASGTSYLNRTEASNVEKAVTRFFKAGVKPADIGVITPYEGQRSYIVTTMQNSGTYKKEYYKEVEVASVDAFQGREKDFIVLSCVRSNDNQGIGFLSDPRRLNVALTRAKYGLVILGNPKVLSKHELWHNLLVHFKDRKCFVEGPLTNLQACLLQFSRPKVSYRQKNQQPQFGAGSYSNGGRFNPPPSGRDFDAGSMVSYIPDDVSSVHGSAFGGASLSSAFPPMFSSFTPDQWPGLPGVTAPGRGGKSRGRATESIAGESVANSEYTDASSSVIGGKGVGQGGVSLGAGLHDAVTGMRPVSYSQSDRLKQYVESSGRMVPGNGYGRRFDDDEKSVSTAFHSQIGGGYD